The window ACTCTTTCCTTAAATTTAGctgtttttttggattttaaaatatttaaaaacggcAGAGTTATCGATGATATCGATGACAAAATTGCAAATCTaaaagttatcaaaaaacaaaaaaaaactgataaaaacttCTTAAAATAACTGGATCAATCCAAAAATTCAGTACCAAACATAGctttttagttaaaataaaaaagttgataaCGACCTCTGGTGCCGCCATGTTGATTATATTATACATTACGGTTGTTTAGGGGTTTAGAGGGAACATCGgttaaatttaactttttgcgaATAAGgttataaaaattgtgacaaaTACAAATGACAtgtcaaaaatattaagttaacgtttttgttcaaaaaactCCAACGGTTATCGTTACAATTCTGAGAATTTGTGACTTCAATGACAATTCAAACGTTTGATGCATAATGAGCAAATTTTGGATGtaccaattttttatgtccaacGATGGTACAAAACTAAACGCAGTTAGTCAACGTggaaagaaaatattttttgacaaacttATTTGACTTTTCTTAAATTTGAGCTGTACCTAAAACATGGTAACATCTCAATTATTGCTCCTTATTTAATATGCAGCAGCTtgtaaaagttgcaaaaaatgcTTACTTCAATGTGTAATTGTTGGAAAAGCTGACCTGCTTACTatgtttttaatgatttatttcaatgttaatttaatttattatctaatttttttaaaaagcattgtaggaaaacattttctctggtttttgaaattttttgagtcGAAACACCAGTTTAAAAGTGCAGCAACATTTAGTAATGTTACCATAGTAATACTTTtggttaatatttttctattagctgtttcaaaactatgaagacgccaacgtcgcattttctctcaaaattagctgttaaaaattattcttgcacttcaaaaaaataacgacTAATGAAATACTTTCATTAAAAGATCTAGTCACTAATAactgttttacaattttatcgatcttattacaaaaaataattcggtaaaatgaaTAAACGTACAAAAGTAGGTGTACTTATGTACGGcgttgccattttttgctttgGATTTAGTCTTGTTTACAAAACAAATGGTTccgtgaatttttttatcgaaaataagTAGTAGTATTTTGTATAACTCTGTCTAGCTACTCTTAAAAGAACTTCGATGCAACTTTTGACACGCCCGATAGAAACACTTAGTACTATCAACTGgggtacattttactcagtttgaagaggcgaattcaaaaatgcaataaaaatacagGATGTTTTACATAGTTTTACGCGGCCTGTGCCTGTAAAATGTCACCAACAATCATATTCCAATACAAACAcgattacaaaatttgaaaaattggatagtctgctctagtttgttcacccctttgaaaaattacaacgtttttagttagttagtGACTAAGATAAATAGCTTACTTAGAATCATATTCATACCGTCTCTTAATTGAACACAAGAtaattgtttgtaaaaaacatatatttataactatggtagcgctcagctccgtttgcgtgtgcgtcatctgacatttctgtcactacgtttacatagcatgggcatagcggtgacaaactatcaaatattttttgaggttacgaagtgtttaaattatgagttgttacaaaaaatacatattcacaaaacaagaactaacaaacgcagaatcaaaaacctaacgaaacacaaatcacaaaacacaataaacgaacggaaaatacttgcgattaacaccgataacactttcgacaaccatgcgacgacgtctataatttactgacaatgtcaggttgacaaattcgtgacacttgacggtgttgtcgaagtgcacatgtaaattaatgttcaaggataccacccttagataccccttagttgtttaaatttgcattgtttttgataatttttttacagctttgtgttggtaatgaaaaaatgaaattgatgacgcacacgcaaatcgagctgaccgccactatatcAATGAAATAGTCATTAGTATGACAACTTCTCTCAtgggtttccaaaaattaaataattaaatatgtattttttgtatgtagaattttgtgacttttgtatacagggtgtatcagaactcAGTCCCTACCGGAGAGGTGCTAGTGGTAACAGCAATAGAGAtagcaaaaatgcaaaaaaatgtaggtCTTTTATTCTTAGTTTGCGAGATAAAGAGGTCTCAAAATGACCAATCCCAGAAGCTCTCTCCCAGGTGTACTGCATACAGTAGATGCGTtactaagaaataaaaaataattcaagtgcCCATTTTTATTGTCCGTTCtacctatttttgttttcctagcaacgtgttttgttCCCCTAATCCTCCCCAGAGCAAGGCCTTTTGTGATTaagtattttcaaacattcctAACTCCCAAACGCAaagagttagaatttttagaACTTTAGCTTCAGAATTGCCTAAACTATACGCACATTTCCGGTGGGGAGTGAGTTCTGATACGAGCTGTATTTGGGTGCGAACATTAGGTGCAAGCCtcgtaaaattttgtgaaacacCATTTAAAATCTTAAAGTTTTTCGTAGTCCAGCCATTTTGAATGGTCGATTTGAGTTGTGgacaaatttcaaaatcttACCTGCAGAATTTTAGAAGTTGAGAAGTTTCTAATacaggccctaaaagaatcacgctcggtaacaatttaataaactacTATTGTTTTCAGGGGGTCTGCTCTTGTAACTTTACTAGTTTAATAAGTTCCTTGTCATCATCAAACTCATTGGGAGTCAGTGAGGGCAAACCTGGCCCTCCTGGTATGCCAGGCCAGCCAGGGCTTCCTGGCGATAAAGGTATCCCTGGTATTCCGGGTGATAAAGGTGAGAGGGGTGAGCGTGGTCCTCAAGGACCGATCGGATTGCAAGGACCTAAGGGTGAACCTGGCAAGGATGGACTACCTGGAAAACCAGGCGCTCCTGGCCCTCCGGGACCCCCTGGTCCAGTCGAATTCGAAAATGTTGACGTGAGTACCTCCACTTAATTAActacataacaaaaaattaatttgctaATTTGCTACCACACTTTCACTTTCACAAGCAGCCGAGTTGGAAACCTAGAGGTCCGTTTAAGGTACAACACTTAGAACTTCTCCTTAAATGTAAACTTTTACTTAAAAGGGGAATCAACGTTGCCCTTTTTTCCAGCAAGTCTCCATTAGCACATTTCATCGAACCCTTTTATTTTTagtgatttattttgttatttctcCTTAGGAAACAGTCCTTGGGGGCCCTCTGGTTCGTCCTGGCGTCCCGGGGCCTAAGGGCGAGCCCGGGAAACCCGGCCCTTCCGGCCCTCGAGGCGAAAAGGGTCCCACAGGAACAAAGGGATTGCGCGGTGATCCTGGCCCTAAAGGCGAACGCGGCGATCGAGGATTTCCTGGAGAACGAGGTCCCCCAGGAGTTAAGGGAGACACCGGAAGTCCGGGTTTGGACGGAATACCCGGAAATCCCGGAAAGCATGGCGATAAGGGCGAAAAGGGGGCTGTAGGACCGCCAGGCCCTCCCGGGATTGCGTATAATAGTGACATGACTGGGATTGTACCGGGATTGCCAGGCCCGAAGGGCGAACCGGGCGAGAAAGGGCCGAAGGGGGATAAGGGCGAAGAGGGGGAGGGTGGAATACCGGGTGTTCCGGGAATGAAAGGGGAACCTGGTGGGCCTGGACAGAAGGGGGAGCAGGGGGAAAGTGGGGCTATTGGGCCGGTGGGACCGCCAGGGTCCAAGGGGGAAAGGGGGCCGCCTGGGAGTATTATTATGCCGAATGGAAATGGAGAAATTGTAACAGTGaaggtaagtttttttaatcttatttgaaattataaaacaggatttttgtcgcgatttgtTGTAGCATgtaggttttattttttatgtgagTCACAACTTGTCGataaaaattcttgaatttaTGGTTCGTAGAAGCCCTTTCAAAGATTTATGATTTTCATGATGCgtcaacaaataaatttacgagTAGGACCACAACAAAACATTACGTTGTAGAAGGAAAATTAGTTTAAGCGTTTATCGAAAGCACCAATAATTAcatgaaaaaagtttaaatgtttgtgattACTACTCATTAcgacttaatttaataaaaaattaatcaacgTAATGAGAGTCTAGGCTCTAATTAGGAGTCtccagtaaaaaaaaaatattttgtaccTAAGCAATACACTGCAGTTAACAGAATTGTTGAttcttagttaaaaaataatgattttttggtgttattttaacagaaGAAATATAAATATACCCGTATAGGCAGCAGATATTTATACaggtttttcgagctccaccatgcacattttgcacatttttatgctgaacaattgtggaagaaaatgatgtgtcatttttagtttttgaattattggaaaaatacgaaaatttgttattttcgtttttacttttccaagcgaaaattaaaagaactAGATGTTTTTATCTAGGAcgttcttcaggcacttttttacaaggaatctaaatctaTCATCCTATTTTCCAAAGCGtccttgatgtcagagttgcAACACtccactttggtttttcttatggaagccaaatttgctttttggatttttgaaaagtgtttttattcctgatCACAAAGATGTATTACATAATATGATTGAATCTTATATGCTGATCAAAATGGtgaaaaaaagcatttttgtgaagagtgctttgaaaaaaacaccaacaattttgtttttaaacaaactaaattttggaggtttaattgaatttgacATACATGATTTGTCATTTTACTTTATAGGAAATGATATTTTTCTTCCAAATTTGAAGGTGCAAAGTAGGTATGTCTTTCCCTCTCATGGGAAGGGGAAGTAAAGTAGGtgcaaagtattttttttcctcCCACGGgagataaaattaatttacaaaaatttactagGGAACGCTTATTTCAAAACTgcaaaacagatttttttgtgatatagGTTACCcaagtaagtttttttttttttaagatacaaCATTTTGTCATTTACTGTTAATTTACTGCTGCCTcagatttttttgctgttgttgGGTAACTGTTGGAGGCAGATGTTAAAACAGCCAACAGATTTTTCcaatcagctttagtttttaagatattggTAACTCATGTTAGCATTTACCGCACTTTTCATAAGCTCTAAAATAGAAACTCGAGCTGATAGTCAAATTTCGACGTCAGATTTTAAATCTACAGTCTAAAAGAATATGAAGCAACTGTTAAATTTCCAGCAACagacaaaaagtaaaattttgtaaaccaGTCATGCTATTTGTCTgcaaaagacatttttttgactttccaaacatacattaaaaatgcaaaaatagaacttttattcttttaaggaatgatttcgttaaaaaactttaattcttcatttaaattttatgtggTCTTTAACTTAAAGCTCTAATTCATAATCACTTTAAGGGTCAATTTACAAAaagcaatcaaatttaattcaaaattaaactacgGACACAGTATTAGAGAATATAGACCTGTTCCATCCTCTGATATTACGGAACGGTAAGAATTGGGATATTCTGGTATTTAAGGGCTAAAAATTCTTCATATAATTcctatataaaataaaataaagagaatagtttgagtttttgagttaggTTGGGTTTATCGTGAATTCATGAAGCACCAAGAGTAGAAAGTCTTTATTTTCCTAGTTTCTCTTCTCCGACaaagagaattttttaaaataaaagcgaaatttcggaatttatttttctgtaataaacattttttattctgtctcaaaaaaagacaaatacGTGATTTTCTAGGTTGTACTGTGGCAGCTTTTATTATCCAAATACCGGGTGACTATTAATGATTGTGATTTTTGTGGTCAAGTTGgtaacaaatttgaaaaccAGATTTGGCCACCTTCACtatcaaatttatttgtcaAAACTTTATAATCAATTGTCATTCACTTCCGACCTACGATTGCTGACATGGCCGTCAGATCAAACAGCTCCAGACAACAAGTTAGCAGGGATGCTAAATAACTCAATTTTGCCAATAGATTTTTTGCCACAATCATTAAAGTCACccggtataaaaaaaattacaatatttagCGTTTATATGATAAtacattaaaatgaaaaattttgttatcaaGGGCGATAAAGGGGATATGGGAAGACGAGGAAGAAGGGGCAAGCCCGGCCCACCAGGACCAGCAGGACCTCCCGGAAAATCAGGCCCTATGGGAGAAATTGGACTACCTGGATGGATGGTACGtcttcttttaattttcatataatgaaaactatatcttttaaatttttttgccaacGTAGAATGGAAAGGTaagaaaaactgttttttgataaaaaaattttgaaaattataattaaattaatttaaataattagtaagggcaagtttttttttcatacaaAATGGGTAATAAGGAGTTTTTTAATGATCTTCTCTTTTGGTATctagtataaataaattatccaTTCAAAACTTATTTACAAGGTGACTCAGCTAaaactttcgagcttaatatctcagttatttgtgAACGAATTgctatgaaatttagaatgcacatattttaggaggtgatctttcaattaggggcaaaaatgacctcaagttcaaaaattaaattttaaaacacatttcttttattttaaataaagccaaattaccgttggatcattgAAGCTCGAAAAATagatggccacacaaaaaattcaccaaatcgctcggctgatccaagaaaaaaattaaatttcgttgttaaaactcaaactaaattttgatagtaatttgggcagtcaccttttgaaacaattgatgaagcgTTTCTATACGGCcttttgtgtaccactgaaaaaaactgtcaaaagtgtgcgcgctgtcagaaaagtaaaattgttttaatttggtgaaattactttaaaaaccaacaacactggctgaaatttctgtgttgttgaaaaaggaatcaatattcgctaatggaaagtgtcgttggactttttgtgaaatgttatttatgaaacttaaagttcaaagaatcgtcaataatttgaagacacaggaagcgtaccttaactaaatcgagtgaggacaaaacacgtcactggaaacgaagcaatagttggagctgtaattcaagcttttgaagagaatccaatcagcagtgtacgaaacatttccaaagtcctcaatgttcaagtgtctagaatttttcagttgttgttcagtcttttagtcctttttgaaagaattaaagcatccagtaccaaaagtaagtcaaaaatattgatttccaactttgtatgggtgagagataattgtgaaatgtcccttgcgtgacagttacgtttctgcgagtagggatgaccaaaattcaatggtagtgctcatttttctcatagagatctacgcttttgcatctgtacccacgtttaacagtttgtttctcatttttctcgcgaaacagacgtcttccacgaacgagttttttctgacagcttttttcactgacgatcaattttttaatataagtcttaaaaggcttaatattttaaaaaggcatgtaaaaattacgtttttaagacttgagttgttgcattaattggattgtAATCtgtatcttctaaaatatctgcattttaaatttcataaaaaaaacgttgacaaatatctgagatatcaggctcgaaagtcttagctgagacaccctgtataaatgaATGCGTAACAAATTGTAATAAACCCTGGAAGTTAAATAAGTTTCCCACGCATTTTTCCAAACTGGACTCAAACAAATCTTCCCGCCCCTACAGCCTAATGTAGTTTTTATCTCTGTTACACAAAAAGTTTGCTTTTGGTAgaagcatttaaaaataatccattTTCAAGATTTGTGTTGCTTCGAATAAATTCCCTTTTAGATGTAGAAAATTGTTTCGGGGATGCTTTTTACGTAATCTAAACTGTTAGTGTGATACCGATCttgcagtttatttttatattaggGTCGACCGGGAGCTTCAGGATTACCGGGAATTTCGGGGCCAAAGGGTGAAAAAGGCGACCCAGGCGCTTACGGAGGGGTGAGTTGTTTcacacttaattttaatccaattaaaaaaatgacatgaAAGGATGAAGCAAAATTGTTCGGTTTTGTGTGCCATTTGGTTATCAGCAAGAAACGCTTTATTTCGGCAAATCTATTATCCAAAAGAGACAATTTGATAAATGAGGACATTATTTAATGATGAATTTGCGTGCGTTTAATAAAGCACTATTATTACTGTTGTTGCCGATTTGCTACATTAATAATGGAGCTGATAATCTAACCAAATATTTCGTATAGacattttcattattaaaagtaGCTATTATCTGGATGAAACGACACAATATAACGGATGTTATCAAACAGCCTAAAGGTGATAAGGGCGACAAAGGTGATAGAGGCCAAGATGGAATTCCTGGAAGAGATGGGAGAGACGGCAGTCCGGGTCCTCCGGGTTTACCTGGAGCGGCTTCTTCAGACGAAACAATCAGATATGTGCCAGTGCCGGGCCCGCCGGGGCCACCTGGACCGCCCGGAATTCCCGGAGTTTCGGTAACAGGACCAAAAGGAGAACCTGGCGGTCCGCCGTATGGAGAACCGACATACAACTTACGACCAGGTAACGTGTTACACTTTACCTCAATAGTAACTCAATTtcgtcaataatttaactACAAGGCAAAATTGGTGAAGGCTATATATAAACTATCGATTATCGATAAATGAATAACGAAAACAAATATAATGATTATTTAAAGATACTAACTTAGTTCAATACAGTAATAAGTATCACAACTCACACATGTTTGCACATATTTTTTCCATGCTGCAACAATGTCTTattatggaattttttttctgcttGCACATCAAGGAACAAGAAGTAGTCTGGAAGAATTGAAGGCTCTCAGAGAACTGAAGGATTTGAAATCAGGTAGTGAtggtaattaaataatatttaataaattgttactttttttatccaaaatgtgattttaatttttttttattaaaatattattttgattaatgTGCAATACTGTCGTGGTTTACgtgcaataattattttttatataggttgttccgtctaaaccgcacattaaaattattgaaagtTCATATTatgataattatttgaaaattggttCACAGCCGTAATCCACTAAGTcctgtttattgaaaatattttctacaaGACAGCACTTACGGTTATATTTCAAGGGGATTTTCGTCAGCTTTCCTTATACCTATCCAATTAAAGTcggttgaattttttgtttaaattttcgatttgTATCTTTCACTTCAAAAGATGATAATTCTGCCATTTTTAGATTAtaagtgtgttcaaaattggaaaaaagtttagAAATTCCAAAAtcttaaggttaagtttggataAATTCCCCAAGctataagtaatttttttcaaatggaatgccccaatttttatttaactaaatagaataaaaaacagGTTTCATGAGACCAGCACGAATTTGATTTCAAATAACACTTTATTACCACGAAAAATCGCATAAACAAAGCCAAAGCTATTTACCACcacatacttttaaaaagattttCTTTATCTAATGTAAGAACTTAACacgcaaaatatttaaatacaagttacataaaaatgtttttttttcaagctttTGTGTGCAACTGTTAAAAAACGgcactttttttcttgattttgagTCGTGAGATAGCACATTTGTTTATAGTAAAATAAAGACTTGACAACGTTAAAGACTTTTTTACCGGCCGACTTTGATCTTGAATGAAATTAGCTTTGATAGATGATTCGaacgttatttattaatatgtgATAATGATAACAAATATTAGAGAATTTGCGCACTTTCACTTCtcattttccttaaaaatcacaaaaaacagcACTACTTTCAATTAAATGGGAATGACAATCCTAGATGACAATAATATACAGCAACTGCGCAAGCCCTAGTTACACCGATTTTATGTAAAGATTCGAtcgaaactttaattttggtaatttttcagttgcatacaaaattttgtatgcCACATGGCCGTGAACTAACTTTTCTTATTCGAATGattatttaatattgttatttaatttttaattaatttttaatttttatttaattattatttaataatatttattctcATAAAAAAGTCTTAGTTCACGGCCTTgtaacataaataaatgttatttaaaagatgcagtaaaaggtaaaaaataatttatttttttgtaacattaaacactattttaaaacacgtttccgatagcaatgtgttttcactattttaaaacacacttccTGTAGCaacgtattttaaataaaaatattccaacaaaaaaaatttgaataacacttatgcgaaaacgcttaaagttctcgggtgtctaggtatgcaactcgcgtacgctcgttgcatataacgacagccctcgaactaTAAACTTGCGTTTTCGCACTcgcattattaataactattttctatcagagaagatttttgcttacaaattacgattctaaaatttataaaagctttggaaaAGATCATAAATCATAACAATACGGCATTACAGAATATTTGTTTTGAATTGAGCACTGtttccaaagcttttataaagttTAGAATCCTAACttgtaagcaaaaattctcctgctaaaaaaacattatttttttcgtcttagtgcatcttttaaatatggtagcgctcagctacgtttgcgtgtgcgtcatctgacatttctgtcactacgtttacatagagggtcatagcggtgacaaactatcaaatattttttgaggttacgaagtgtttaaattatgagttgttacaaaaaatacagattcacaaaacaagaactaataaacgcagaatcaaaaacctaacgaaacgcaaatcacaaaacacaataaacgaacggaaaatacttgcgattaacaccgataacactttcatcaaccatgcgacgacgtctataatttactgtcaatgtcaggttgacaaattcgtgacacttgacggtgttgtcgaagtgcacatgtaaattaatgttcaaggataccacccttagataccccttagttgtttagatttgcattgtttttgataatttttttacagctttgtgttggtaatgaaaaaatgaaattgatgacgcacacgcaaatcgagctgaccgccactataatagtgttttatttagcGAGTTTACGTGtaaaatcggacgctttatttcaggAGGGGAATATCaaacgagtgaaaacgagtggtttatcatccacgaggtgaaataaatgatctgatttatttacacaaaaacgaattgaatacaacattttatttttatataacgaggcttaaaattgctttaaatctgttgaaaataatctgacgtttcgcattgaaaaatgccaatttcttttttttttaatattctattATTTCTCTTATTAAATAAGCGACAAGTTATGTTCAAAATTTGGCTAAGCTTTCCgctaaatcaaaataaattcatcaaACTTGGGTTTGAAAAGCTTTAATTTGTTATATTTTACTCACGTTCTTAATGCCAACAGAAAGTagtataactaaaaaactattaaagataggTACAGGGAATGTTAACACAGATCGGTGCAGAATTATATTCTCTAccatttagagccggtttatagaacattttaattgcaattaaattttaatcgcaattaacttgacatttgtcaatgcattttaaatagcaacttaattcaaattagtttaattttgaattaaactttaatttcgatttctgtaaaaaattgtgccttttattttgaaaatattgagTTATGGACGTTTGAAGTTCtgcaaacttaaccttaaaaatgATGGGTTtgcaatcttttttttaaatttgaaaacatcaaggaaaacaccaaatttttttctttctagtAAGCGAAAacgatttcaaaatttttaaaaattgcaaactttcggatttttaaagtgtaaggttcaaatgtaaaaatcttcaaatatttgtaaatcatttttttaagtatggggaaaactgataaaaattctcttaaaataactcgagtAATTGAAAAATGCAACTTCCTAATACCTAAATCTAATGTGGAGTTTAGCTGGaacaactttatttttctatcAATAAATGAGCATTTGTTCGGTTATTGGTATTAATATTTCGATAATAATAGATAACGTTCAAGCTTGCGGTTTACttgattttactaaaaataacgTAGGTAGGTTCGAACATGTGAATTTGAAGTTACGAATATGCAAACATATCATTAGGAGAAAAGTAAATGTCAAATCAACAGTTACATTTCGGTATTGATTTTATAgtaaaaatgttataattaattcatcaaatttgaataattactGTTTCCCTAGTTTGGGTGTTAAATGTTCGTCAAACTTAACAAATACAGGTTGTATCTACCAGCGAGTTggaaaagttggaaaagtcGATTGTTGATCTTCAAATGctggaaaattaattatttttgttccaaAATCCGTTGATCCTGCttcatctaaaattatttttaaatatacagggtgattcggAAACAAGTTACCAtacaaacatgtttttttaatgggagaccccatatttttttgcatttttgtatGTAGCTTTTAAAGTTGATGCTTTTGACCTAAActtttattggtcgattttgcttagtttttaaattatcttaattttttttaacaaaaacatgttctttttaaaaatttattactcaaaaactaagacCTGTAGAACAGACAGATTTTTACCACATTAAAGGGAACAACCTGTAtagtacaaatattttttaagattttgcaGAAAAACTACAactacttttgaaaaaaaaatacaaaataagatttaaaaaaatgattttttagaaaaaagcttttatttaaaagatgcactaaaaagtaaaaagtactGTTTctctatcagaggagaatatttttgcgttcaaattaggattttaaaatttataaaagctttgggaacatTGCCCAATTTAtgaaagtaattctgtaatgtTATGAATTATGaccgttcccaaagcttttataattaaattttaaaatccgaatttgtaagcaaaaatattttcctctgatagaaaaat of the Tribolium castaneum strain GA2 chromosome 1, icTriCast1.1, whole genome shotgun sequence genome contains:
- the Mp gene encoding collagen alpha-1(XVIII) chain isoform X11, producing the protein MAMVLSSQSRLLVALCFTLLVLAGALAVGSLTGWFHPPGSSEPVPAKLRQVERSDYDGTFREGSGSEDYGFIPPPPPPPNASLGNKGDKGDRGPRGPPGESIRGPPGPPGPPGLPGPSAPEGVCSCNFTSLISSLSSSNSLGVSEGKPGPPGMPGQPGLPGDKGIPGIPGDKGERGERGPQGPIGLQGPKGEPGKDGLPGKPGAPGPPGPPGPVEFENVDPSWKPRGPFKETVLGGPLVRPGVPGPKGEPGKPGPSGPRGEKGPTGTKGLRGDPGPKGERGDRGFPGERGPPGVKGDTGSPGLDGIPGNPGKHGDKGEKGAVGPPGPPGIAYNSDMTGIVPGLPGPKGEPGEKGPKGDKGEEGEGGIPGVPGMKGEPGGPGQKGEQGESGAIGPVGPPGSKGERGPPGSIIMPNGNGEIVTVKGDKGDMGRRGRRGKPGPPGPAGPPGKSGPMGEIGLPGWMGRPGASGLPGISGPKGEKGDPGAYGGPKGDKGDKGDRGQDGIPGRDGRDGSPGPPGLPGAASSDETIRYVPVPGPPGPPGPPGIPGVSVTGPKGEPGGPPYGEPTYNLRPGTRSSLEELKALRELKDLKSGSDGRSTASPPIFTVSEQEVAARIVPGAVTFQDHDAMIKMSSVSPVGTLAYVIEEEALLVRVNNGWQYIALGSVLPVTTPSPPTTTSPQLRPPFEASNLINHISKPADVPNWYPKMLRMAALNEAYTGDVHGVRGADYSCYREARRAGLRGTFRAFLSSRVQNVDSIVRLADRKLPVSNLRGEVLFNSWSEMFKGDGAPFPHPPRIYSFNGKNVLTDLSWPHKAVWHGALVNGERALDTSCDAWHSASRDKVGLAGSLKGPTLLEQTPYTCDKKLILLCIEATSELFVQRKRRDLDSSNDEILNEDDYHTLLSLIN
- the Mp gene encoding collagen alpha-3(V) chain isoform X10, translated to MAMVLSSQSRLLVALCFTLLVLAGALAVGSLTGWFHPPGSSEPVPAKLRQVERSDYDGTFREGSGSEDYGFIPPPPPPPNGKPCICDNDHCCNYLFNDIKASLGNKGDKGDRGPRGPPGESIRGPPGPPGPPGLPGPSAPEGVCSCNFTSLISSLSSSNSLGVSEGKPGPPGMPGQPGLPGDKGIPGIPGDKGERGERGPQGPIGLQGPKGEPGKDGLPGKPGAPGPPGPPGPVEFENVDPSWKPRGPFKETVLGGPLVRPGVPGPKGEPGKPGPSGPRGEKGPTGTKGLRGDPGPKGERGDRGFPGERGPPGVKGDTGSPGLDGIPGNPGKHGDKGEKGAVGPPGPPGIAYNSDMTGIVPGLPGPKGEPGEKGPKGDKGEEGEGGIPGVPGMKGEPGGPGQKGEQGESGAIGPVGPPGSKGERGPPGSIIMPNGNGEIVTVKGDKGDMGRRGRRGKPGPPGPAGPPGKSGPMGEIGLPGWMGRPGASGLPGISGPKGEKGDPGAYGGPKGDKGDKGDRGQDGIPGRDGRDGSPGPPGLPGAASSDETIRYVPVPGPPGPPGPPGIPGVSVTGPKGEPGGPPYGEPTYNLRPGTRSSLEELKALRELKDLKSGSDGRSTASPPIFTVSEQEVAARIVPGAVTFQDHDAMIKMSSVSPVGTLAYVIEEEALLVRVNNGWQYIALGSVLPVTTPSPPTTTSPQLRPPFEASNLINHISKPADVPNWYPKMLRMAALNEAYTGDVHGVRGADYSCYREARRAGLRGTFRAFLSSRVQNVDSIVRLADRKLPVSNLRGEVLFNSWSEMFKGDGAPFPHPPRIYSFNGKNVLTDLSWPHKAVWHGALVNGERALDTSCDAWHSASRDKVGLAGSLKGPTLLEQTPYTCDKKLILLCIEATSELFVQRKRRDLDSSNDEILNEDDYHTLLSLIN